Within the Anas acuta chromosome 23, bAnaAcu1.1, whole genome shotgun sequence genome, the region AGCATGccttgaaataggaaaaaaaaaaaacaaaaaaaaaacaacacctcgCAGTCACAGCACCATGGCCAGGAAGACAGCATTCCTGCCCAGCCACCACTTGTCCCACTGCATACCAGATCTTGGTGGTTTTACTCCCCTCTCTCATAAGCAGATGTATTTCCAGCAGCATGTTCATGGGGTGTGGGACTCCCAAGCTATTTTTGCCTCCTGTAACAAGCAAGTATGGGGCATCATCCTACTGAAAAGTCCCAGCTGAGTGGCCCCACAGGGTACAAAGAGCCCTTTCCAGCAATCCTGCACGGGCAGAGAACTAGGGCTCCTGAAGGTCTCCCAGTCCCAAGACTTGGGGACAGGCCAAGGGACAGTGGGAGCTGAGATGTCAGTGGCTGCACTACTGATACAGAGCATAGGCTGCAATTCCCCACATGCCAGCTTTTTAATCTCTCCCTCTCACCCTCTCCAGCCTGGCACCATGGGACCAGCAGCCCACGCAATCAGGGACAAGGTAGCAAGCTCCAGTGGGAGAGCAATGCAAGTAGAGGGATCTAGAAATAAGCAATATGGAAATCAGAAGGGGGTGGTGggatggaaaagagaagggtAGAAAAGCTCCCCCACTCTGGCAGTACGGCTGCTGCCCAAAAAGCAGACAGCCAAAGCCCTGTGCTGACAGCACCAAGCTGGGGGAGCCCTGGGCTGCTCAGCCAAGCCAAGGAGAGGGAGTCCCCACCATGCTGCAGCTCTGAACAGTCTCTCAACACTCAAAacccacagctgctgccaaatttcatttttgctgcattttcaaacaaaaggaGTCTCCAAATCAGAGTGCCAGGATGATAGACGGCACAGAAGGGATGAGCCAGGGAGGTCCCAAACCAGGTGGGGTTACACCCACATGGACTCAAACCTGCCTAGGCACTGAGATCATCCCGCCCTGCCCACAGACAACCACACAACCTTCACCTCCGCAGGAGATGGGTCCTTTATTACACATGGTCAAGTTCAAAACACAGACTGAGTGATGCCCAGTTTCTACCCAGATTTATCAGCATGAACAAGAGGCTCCTGAGTGCACCTAGCCACATTTCTGCTCTAAACCAGGCCTGGATTGTGGGCAAAAGTGCACACGCTGAAGCCAGCAGCGCTGTTACCCATCAGATGAGGTTTCTCCCAAGCAGCAGAGACCACAGACCATATCACACCACTTGCTGCAAGGCAGACATCACTGCAGCAAGGCTGGATCCAGCACTACCATGTGCTAGAGGCATGGAGATGCACAGAACCAGTCCTGTCCTGCTGATGAGCCTCATCCTAGTTTTTATCAATGTCCAGCTCCAGCTTCCTCAATGTCCTGTGAAAGAAGACAGGTGGCTCACAAACGAGGTCTATCCGCTTGCCCCCACTGGCACCCAGTGGCAGGGAGAGGCGCTGGGCATGGAGGTGCAGGGGGAGGTGGCGAGccttgctctgctccagcttcagcctTCTCAGGGTGATTTCAGGAAGCTTCTGCAGTGAGGACGGAGAGTGGCATGAGGACAGACCCAGCATCCCTTCTACAGCCCCACGTCAGCAGCCTGACTTCAAAACCCCAGCAGGTGCCACCAAACAGCTGGTCTTTGCAACACTCTGTGGCACAGTATCTGCCTTACCTGGGGTGCCAGCTTGTTCCAGTGTGAGTATTTGTGATCCCCCAGTATTGGACACCCCAGCCCATAAGCCAGATGAACCCGGATCTGGTGCTTCACTCCtgagatgaagaggaagaagaggagataCATCACATCTGCCACAGTGGGCATCAGCTCCACACCTGCCATCCATCCACCAGCATTCTTGCACCAGATAACCCTGTGCTGAGACCACTGGCAGCAAACTGTTACTTTCCAGAGCCTTGGCCAAGCTCTACAGCTTGTTCCTACTTCCAGGACTGCTCCTGACTGCACAGAAAGCACAGTCAGGCacaaagcacaaagcagctggGTGGCTGTCACAATGCACAAACATGGCCAAACCTCACCTGTGATGGGCTGGAGCtccagcagagagcaggcagaTGAGCTAGCCAGAATGCGGTACCGTGTCACAGCAGTTTCTGCACTGCGATTCTTGCGAGTTTTCAGCACCTTCCCATCCTCAGGAGACAGGCGGTAGTTTGGAGCCAGTGTCATCTGAATAATAAAGACAGGGTGAGCCCataggaaagggaagaaagcatTCAAACTGTGGCTGAGAGGGTGCTCACTCACTTTGTAGTGTGGCTGGTGGCTCTGCACCTCCTTCTCCACCACAGGGATTTCCACAATGCCCTCAGCAGGGTCGGGGTGCCCTACGCTAATTGCCCTGTGGAGGGAAAGCAGAGGTCTGTGGGGTacagctccagccctctgcaCATCTAGGACAGCAACCCTCCCTCATCTCTCTTCCCAGGAGTCAGCCCTCTAATGGGAGACCCAAATGCTCATGATCAAATACCCATCACTTCCATAGAGCCCCACTTTCCAACATCTGCACACCGGCAATTCTCCCTTTGCTCCTCaccaaagactttttttttcctacaaaacc harbors:
- the RPUSD4 gene encoding pseudouridylate synthase RPUSD4, mitochondrial isoform X1, whose protein sequence is MAAGGGALWRRRAAALSRAARSVCGRAAGAERLAGRLRARRREEEEEEKKREVSAVPGNPARRQARELAALQRVHPNVLARVLKQGAVYQDEEVVVLNKPYGLPVHGGPGIKNCITDVLPILAKMLENMRAETLHLCHRLDKETTGVMVLARSKEAADRIRLLFKTRQVEKIYWAISVGHPDPAEGIVEIPVVEKEVQSHQPHYKMTLAPNYRLSPEDGKVLKTRKNRSAETAVTRYRILASSSACSLLELQPITGVKHQIRVHLAYGLGCPILGDHKYSHWNKLAPQKLPEITLRRLKLEQSKARHLPLHLHAQRLSLPLGASGGKRIDLVCEPPVFFHRTLRKLELDIDKN
- the RPUSD4 gene encoding pseudouridylate synthase RPUSD4, mitochondrial isoform X2 — its product is MAAGGGALWRRRAAALSRAARSVCGRAAGAERLAGRLRARRREEEEEEKKREVPGNPARRQARELAALQRVHPNVLARVLKQGAVYQDEEVVVLNKPYGLPVHGGPGIKNCITDVLPILAKMLENMRAETLHLCHRLDKETTGVMVLARSKEAADRIRLLFKTRQVEKIYWAISVGHPDPAEGIVEIPVVEKEVQSHQPHYKMTLAPNYRLSPEDGKVLKTRKNRSAETAVTRYRILASSSACSLLELQPITGVKHQIRVHLAYGLGCPILGDHKYSHWNKLAPQKLPEITLRRLKLEQSKARHLPLHLHAQRLSLPLGASGGKRIDLVCEPPVFFHRTLRKLELDIDKN